The Shewanella pealeana ATCC 700345 genome contains the following window.
TAGGCCTGTTTTGGCTGAGATACGATACACGCTATGTCCCGCTTCTTGAGTCACGGAAAGATCTTCACCGGTTAGATCGGCTTTGTTACGTACCACGGTAACGCCTAAGTTACTAGGGAGACGATCGATAAAGTCTGGCCAGATTTCATGAGGATCGATGGCTGCAGTTGTGGTGCCATCGACCATAAACAGTACGCGATCGGCTGTTTTTATCTCATCCCAAGCGCGCTCGATACCAATTTTCTCTACGGTATCGACGGTGTCACGTAAACCTGCGGTATCAATAATGTGTAATGGCATACCATCTAAATGGATATGTTCACGTAATACATCGCGAGTGGTGCCAGCTATTTCGGTCACAATAGCTGACTCTTTGCCAGCCAAGGCGTTAAGTAGGCTTGATTTACCCGCATTTGGACGACCTGCAATCACTACTTTCATGCCTTCACGAATAATAGAGCCCTGTTTAGCGCTAGCTTGAACCCCATCGAGTTTGCCAACAATCCCATTCAAGGAGGCGGCTATTTTACCGTCGGACAGGAAATCGACCTCTTCATCAGGGAAATCAATTGCCGCCTCGACGTATAAGCGCAAGTTTGTGACCTTTTCGACCAGATCATGTATCTGAGTAGAGAATTCGCCCTGAAGTGAGTTGAGAGCGCTTTTGGCAGCTTGTTCACTTGTGGCATCAATTAGGTCGGCAATCGCTTCGGCTTGAGTCAGGTCAAGCTTATCATTCATGAAAGCCTGTTCGCTGAATTCACCCGGTTTTGCGATACGCAGCCCATCGACTTCCATGACGCGCTTAATCAGCATATCGAGAACTATTTGACCGCCGTGGCCTTGCAGTTCCAGAACGTCTTCACCGGTAAAGGAGTTTGGGCCTTTAAAGAACAAGGCGATACCTTGGTCGATGACTTCACCAGCCTCATCTTTAAAATCACAGTAATCGGCGTAACGGGTTTTAGGGATATGTCCTAAAACGGCTATAGCAACATTAGTCGCTAAGTCGCCAGATACGCGAATAATACCCACGCCACCACGCCCAGGAGCGGTCGCTTGTGCCACGATAGTATCTGTAGTCATTACTGTGTTTCCTAATTTGATTTTTCGGGTGAAGTTAAAAATATTGTCTCTACATAGAAAGCAAAAAAGCGGTCAATACTCAGTATTGACCGCTTTTTATTAGTCTGAGCTAAAGGTTATTTTAACCCTTTTTTCTCTAGACCCGCATAGATAATTTTCTGCTGGGTAATCGCGACTAAGTTACCTACCAACCAGTATAGAACCAGACCTGCTGGGAACCATAGGAAGAATACGGTAAAGATTACAGGCATCCACTGCATCATTTTAACTTGCATTGGATCCATAGTCGGTGCCATTGGCTGCATCTTCTGCATCACAAACATCGAGATACCCATTAGGATAGGCATAACATAGTAAGGATCTTGTACTGATAAGTCAGTAATCCAAAGCATGAATGGCGCATGACGCAGTTCAACACTTTCTAATAGAACCCAGTATAGAGCGATGAAGATTGGCATCTGTAGCAAGATTGGAAGACAGCCACCCATAGGGTTCACTTTCTCTTTCTTGTACAGTTCCATCATAGCTTGACCCATCTTCTGACGGTCATCACCAAAGCGCTCTTTTAGTTCGGCAAGCTTAGGCTGCAGATTACGCATTTTCGCCATAGAGGTGTATTGCGCTTTCGTTAGCGGATATAACATACCACGAACAGTTAGAGTGATTAGGATAATAGCGATACCCCAGTTACCAACGATTGATTGGAAGAACATCAATAGTTTGTAGATAGGTACTGCTAACCACCAAAGGAAACCATAATCTACTACTAGATTCAGTGATGGAGAAAGTGCCGATAGGGCTTCTTGATCTTTAGGACCAACATAGAATTCAGCTTTAATGCTTTGTTCAGTACCAGGTGCGATATCGTAAAGTGCACCACGGAAACCTATGTTAGCTAGACCACCAGCACTGACACTTGAGAAGATAATGTTCTTATCGTTCGCAGGTGGTACCCATGCTGATACAAAGTAATGCTGAAGCATAGCAACCCAACCGCCAAGTGTTGACTTGTCTAGGTTCTTATCTGCCATATCATCGAAGCTGTACTTCTCATAGCGAGTGTCCGCTGTTGAGAATGCACCACCACGGTAAGTTGGCATCATCATGCTGCTTTCGCTCTTCTTGATGCTGTGCTTAATTTGTCCATACATTTGAACTTGAAGCTGAGCATCAGAAGTGTTGTTGATTTTGTAATCAACAGCGATGTTGTATTTACCGCGAGTGAAAACGAAAACTTTGGTATAAGCCACGCCTTTATCACTAACATAAGTTAGTGGCACGTTAAGTGTCTCTTGGCCATCAGCCAATTTGTACTCACGTGAAGCGCTATCAAAGTGAGCTCGACCTTTTACGCTGCTGTCGATACCGTCACGACCAATAAGGCCACTTTGCGCGATGTAATAGATATCGTTTGTCTGCTCAAGAAGAACGAACGGATCGTCACCTTTTTCTTCAAGCTTATGAGAAAGCAAAGCAGAGTAAACAATATCACCGCCAACAGGATCAATTTTGATTTCTAGTTGGTCTGTAATAACTGTGATGAGTTCTTTAGATGCTGGAGTAGCTTCAGGTACTGCTGAATCAGCATCAGGTACGTCTGAACTATGAGCGTCAGCTACTGTAGAAGCCGGGATAGAAGATTGAGTTTGAGCTGCAGCCACCGGTTGAGGCGCTTTATCTGCTTGCCACTGTTGCCACAGTAGAAAGCTGACAAACAGCAAACCGATCAGCAATATATTGCGTTGAGATTCCATAACCTATTTATCGCACCTATGTTTTTTGTTAGGGACGGGGTCTTCACCGCCCGGATGTAAAGGGTGACATCTTAATATGCGTTTACCTGCAAACCAACACCCTTTCACCACTCCGTGCAACCGAATTGCTTCGATTGCATAATGTGAACACGTTGGATTGAACCTACAACGAGGCCCCATCATGGGGCTTATGAGTAGTTGGTAACCACGAATAATCGTAGTCGCTAGCCATTGTAACGGCGACTGAGTTTTCGCCATAGCTTTTCTACTAAGTTTTTGAGTTCTGCGTTTTCCATATCAAGCACGCCATTTCTGACAAGCACAACAATATCCACAGCGGGTAGATCATGCTGGTGTAAACGGAAATTATCTCTAATTATGCGTTTAATACGGTTACGTTGGTTTGCTTTTTTGACATAACGCTTGGCAACAGTTAGTCCTAAACGAGGGTGTTGTTCAGAATTAGGAATTGCAAGTAAGGTTATTTCAGCGGAGGACGC
Protein-coding sequences here:
- the rnpA gene encoding ribonuclease P protein component; its protein translation is MTSYTFTRELRLLTPAQFKSVFTKPIKASSAEITLLAIPNSEQHPRLGLTVAKRYVKKANQRNRIKRIIRDNFRLHQHDLPAVDIVVLVRNGVLDMENAELKNLVEKLWRKLSRRYNG
- the yidD gene encoding membrane protein insertion efficiency factor YidD — translated: MAKTQSPLQWLATTIIRGYQLLISPMMGPRCRFNPTCSHYAIEAIRLHGVVKGCWFAGKRILRCHPLHPGGEDPVPNKKHRCDK
- the yidC gene encoding membrane protein insertase YidC, coding for MESQRNILLIGLLFVSFLLWQQWQADKAPQPVAAAQTQSSIPASTVADAHSSDVPDADSAVPEATPASKELITVITDQLEIKIDPVGGDIVYSALLSHKLEEKGDDPFVLLEQTNDIYYIAQSGLIGRDGIDSSVKGRAHFDSASREYKLADGQETLNVPLTYVSDKGVAYTKVFVFTRGKYNIAVDYKINNTSDAQLQVQMYGQIKHSIKKSESSMMMPTYRGGAFSTADTRYEKYSFDDMADKNLDKSTLGGWVAMLQHYFVSAWVPPANDKNIIFSSVSAGGLANIGFRGALYDIAPGTEQSIKAEFYVGPKDQEALSALSPSLNLVVDYGFLWWLAVPIYKLLMFFQSIVGNWGIAIILITLTVRGMLYPLTKAQYTSMAKMRNLQPKLAELKERFGDDRQKMGQAMMELYKKEKVNPMGGCLPILLQMPIFIALYWVLLESVELRHAPFMLWITDLSVQDPYYVMPILMGISMFVMQKMQPMAPTMDPMQVKMMQWMPVIFTVFFLWFPAGLVLYWLVGNLVAITQQKIIYAGLEKKGLK
- the mnmE gene encoding tRNA uridine-5-carboxymethylaminomethyl(34) synthesis GTPase MnmE, which encodes MTTDTIVAQATAPGRGGVGIIRVSGDLATNVAIAVLGHIPKTRYADYCDFKDEAGEVIDQGIALFFKGPNSFTGEDVLELQGHGGQIVLDMLIKRVMEVDGLRIAKPGEFSEQAFMNDKLDLTQAEAIADLIDATSEQAAKSALNSLQGEFSTQIHDLVEKVTNLRLYVEAAIDFPDEEVDFLSDGKIAASLNGIVGKLDGVQASAKQGSIIREGMKVVIAGRPNAGKSSLLNALAGKESAIVTEIAGTTRDVLREHIHLDGMPLHIIDTAGLRDTVDTVEKIGIERAWDEIKTADRVLFMVDGTTTAAIDPHEIWPDFIDRLPSNLGVTVVRNKADLTGEDLSVTQEAGHSVYRISAKTGLGVEDLKQHLKSLMGYQSNLEGGFIARRRHLEALDLASSHLMLGKEQLEVYQAGELLAEELRMCQMALSEITGKFTSDDLLGKIFSSFCIGK